A genomic segment from Paenibacillus sp. FSL K6-1096 encodes:
- the hemG gene encoding protoporphyrinogen oxidase has translation MTGTPRRIAIIGGGLSGLTAAHYVRKLYGEAGVQPEITVIEKDKALGGKIETLRKEGFVIEKGPDSFLARKTAMSDLAKEVGLGDELVTTNPNAKKTYILQRGKLHPMPAGLVLGIPTELKPFLQSGLVSFGGKLRAMMDFVIPPRRSTEDEALGDLIERRLGTEVLENMTEPLLAGIYAGDMRKISLQATFPQFGEVERNYGSLIRGMTTGRKPVETHTGTKKSAFLTFRGGLQSLIEALIEELQDIRQITGTGAVSISVREEASSAPARYEIELENGERLEADDIYITVQNFVAAELLRPHVDVSALDAVNYVSVANVVMAFDKKDIDTEYDGSGFLVPRKEGRNITACTWTSTKWLHTSPEDKVLLRCYVGRSGDEQNVDLPDEALAGLVRKDLKEIMGISAAPLFTEITRLRSSMPQYPVGHPGRIAALRGDLAQKLPGVYAFGAGYDGIGMPDCIKQAKLTVEAAAAALKQQPEPAATV, from the coding sequence ATGACGGGCACTCCCCGCAGAATAGCGATCATCGGCGGCGGCCTCAGCGGTCTCACTGCGGCGCACTACGTCCGTAAATTGTACGGTGAAGCCGGCGTTCAGCCTGAGATCACCGTGATTGAGAAGGACAAGGCTCTTGGCGGCAAAATTGAGACGCTGCGCAAGGAAGGCTTCGTCATCGAGAAGGGCCCCGACTCCTTCCTGGCCCGCAAGACCGCTATGAGCGATCTGGCCAAGGAAGTGGGGCTGGGCGATGAGCTGGTGACGACGAATCCGAATGCCAAGAAGACCTATATCCTGCAGCGCGGCAAGCTTCATCCGATGCCTGCGGGACTGGTGCTGGGGATTCCTACAGAGCTGAAGCCGTTCCTGCAGAGCGGGCTCGTCTCCTTCGGCGGCAAGCTGCGGGCGATGATGGATTTCGTGATTCCGCCGCGCCGCAGCACGGAGGATGAAGCGCTGGGCGATCTGATTGAGCGCCGGCTGGGTACTGAGGTGCTGGAGAATATGACAGAGCCGCTGCTCGCCGGCATCTATGCAGGCGATATGCGCAAAATCAGCCTCCAGGCGACCTTTCCGCAGTTCGGCGAGGTGGAGCGCAATTACGGCAGCCTTATCCGCGGGATGACGACGGGCAGGAAGCCGGTGGAGACTCACACGGGGACTAAGAAGAGCGCCTTCCTCACCTTCCGGGGCGGGCTGCAGAGTCTGATAGAGGCCCTGATCGAGGAGTTGCAGGATATCCGGCAGATCACCGGCACAGGAGCGGTAAGCATTAGTGTCCGGGAAGAGGCTTCTTCCGCCCCGGCCCGCTATGAGATTGAGCTGGAGAACGGCGAGCGGCTGGAGGCGGATGATATCTATATCACTGTACAGAATTTCGTTGCCGCCGAACTGCTTCGTCCGCATGTGGATGTATCGGCGCTGGACGCAGTGAACTATGTGTCTGTGGCTAATGTAGTTATGGCTTTCGATAAGAAGGATATTGATACCGAGTATGACGGCTCAGGCTTCCTGGTGCCGCGCAAGGAGGGGCGGAACATCACCGCCTGCACGTGGACCTCTACCAAGTGGCTGCACACCAGCCCTGAGGATAAAGTGCTGCTGCGCTGTTACGTTGGACGTTCAGGCGATGAACAGAATGTGGATCTGCCGGATGAGGCGCTGGCCGGGCTGGTGCGCAAGGACTTGAAGGAGATCATGGGAATCAGCGCCGCACCGCTGTTCACCGAGATTACCCGGCTGAGGTCGTCCATGCCGCAATATCCGGTCGGACATCCGGGCCGGATTGCCGCTCTGCGCGGCGATCTGGCCCAGAAGCTGCCGGGGGTCTATGCCTTTGGTGCCGGCTATGATGGTATAGGGATGCCGGACTGCATCAAGCAGGCGAAGCTTACCGTGGAGGCGGCCGCAGCCGCGCTGAAGCAGCAGCCGGAACCAGCAGCAACGGTATAG